From a single Lactococcus allomyrinae genomic region:
- a CDS encoding amino acid permease — translation MENSKKVLKSSLKTRHVVMLSLGGAIGAGLFAGSGSAIAAAGPSVIFTYLIAGLILFVVMHGVGQIVLHQKTRSVGMAGLIEPYVGKRFAHFTDWVYWSTWMCVTVAEASAIAQFLSVWWPKVPDWIFVLIVALITLGINLYSVRAFAETEYWLAIAKIAVIIVLIVLGIWFLFAQVLHMGVADGLGRMNAYGGFAPHGMKGFFNAMLMVIYSYGGSELVAITVSEVEDPKTAIPKAIRGVMTRIVAFYFIPMFLFIELYSWKFLSTTKESPFALIFDKFGIPGAAHIINFIIILALFSVINSAIYATSRSLYSRTKDSKLGAARWLSALSEKNAPLHAIAFCSGLLFIGVILSYIFGANLFNYLAGSISYTILIVWIMLLIASLIFYFKGGYGSAFIKILSVLTLVVLLVIGYFTVTSNPWGLTVFAIVICLASLLSYHKAKK, via the coding sequence ATGGAAAATTCTAAAAAAGTGTTGAAGTCTTCACTGAAAACTCGACACGTTGTTATGCTCTCACTTGGGGGAGCGATTGGTGCAGGTCTTTTTGCAGGTTCAGGCTCAGCGATAGCTGCAGCTGGTCCATCTGTTATTTTTACCTACTTAATTGCTGGACTTATTTTATTTGTCGTGATGCATGGTGTTGGACAAATTGTACTTCATCAAAAAACACGCTCTGTAGGTATGGCGGGATTGATTGAACCATATGTGGGTAAGCGTTTTGCACACTTTACCGACTGGGTTTACTGGTCAACATGGATGTGTGTCACAGTAGCAGAAGCATCTGCTATCGCTCAATTTTTGAGTGTATGGTGGCCTAAAGTTCCAGATTGGATTTTTGTACTTATTGTAGCGTTGATTACTTTGGGAATTAATCTTTACTCAGTACGGGCATTTGCTGAAACAGAGTACTGGCTTGCCATCGCAAAGATTGCAGTTATTATTGTTTTGATTGTCTTAGGAATTTGGTTTCTCTTTGCTCAAGTGCTTCATATGGGAGTAGCAGATGGATTGGGACGGATGAATGCCTATGGTGGTTTTGCACCCCATGGGATGAAAGGCTTTTTCAACGCTATGCTGATGGTCATTTACTCCTATGGAGGTTCTGAGTTGGTGGCTATTACTGTTTCAGAAGTGGAAGACCCAAAGACAGCGATTCCTAAAGCCATTCGTGGAGTAATGACTCGTATTGTCGCATTTTACTTCATTCCAATGTTTCTTTTTATTGAACTCTACTCTTGGAAGTTTTTAAGCACAACAAAAGAAAGCCCATTTGCACTCATTTTTGATAAATTTGGAATTCCTGGAGCGGCACATATTATCAACTTCATCATCATTTTAGCGCTCTTTTCAGTGATTAACTCAGCAATCTATGCAACATCACGTTCGCTTTACTCACGGACAAAAGATTCAAAACTTGGGGCAGCGCGTTGGTTAAGCGCACTTTCTGAGAAAAATGCGCCTTTACATGCCATTGCTTTCTGTTCTGGACTGCTCTTTATTGGTGTTATCTTGTCTTATATCTTTGGAGCAAATCTTTTCAACTATCTTGCAGGTTCAATCTCATATACGATTTTGATTGTTTGGATTATGCTTTTAATCGCAAGTTTGATTTTCTATTTCAAAGGCGGATATGGTTCAGCCTTTATCAAAATCCTCTCCGTTTTGACCTTAGTTGTATTACTTGTGATTGGTTATTTCACAGTGACTTCAAATCCGTGGGGACTCACTGTTTTTGCAATTGTAATCTGTTTAGCAAGTCTGCTTTCTTATCATAAGGCAAAAAAATAA